CACCATAAAAATTTAAAGCACAAGTCCTTCCGGGGTTTACCGTGTTGTAACCTAGCTGGTCCTAGGACCCTCACCCCACCCTTTGTATTTCCCCACTGCTTTCTGCTTATCAATGAAAAGCCAGTAATatactggatctttcaaaaaaaaatctttgtGAGCGCCTATTGTGTGGGGTAAGTGACAGAGATGAGTTATTCTGGCCAGCCCTAAGTTGGTTGTTGTCCACTCACCCATGTGCTTGGGTGGGCCTGTTAAAGTGGGCTGAATCTATATTTCTTAGCTCTGGAGTTTTTTGGAACCATGATTTTTGTACACTAAACAAAACATGTTTTTTTGTTAATTGGGTTGTTGTGCAACGTACTCCTTCATGGAACGGGGGAGATTCCATTCCACGAATAGGGCGCGAAAGGGCACTAAAACACCCATANNNNNNNNNNNNNNNNNNNNNNNNNNNNNNNNNNNNNNNNNNNNNNNNNNNNNNNNNNNNNNNNNNNNNNNNNNNNNNNNNNNNNNNNNNNNNNNNNNNNNNNNNNNNNNNNNNNNNNNNNNNNNNNNNNNNNNNNNNNNNNNNNNNNNNNNNNNNNNNNNNNNNNNNNNNNNNNNNNNNNNNNNNNNNNNNNNNNNNNNNNNNNNNNNNNNNNNNNNNNNNNNNNNNNNNNNNNNNNNNNNNNNNNNNNNNNNNNNNNNNNNNNNNNNNNNNNNNNNNNNNNNNNNNNNNNNNNNNNNNNNNNNNNNNNNNNNNNNNNNNNNNNNNNNNNNNNNNNNNNNNNNNNNNNNNNNNNNNNNNNNNNNNNNNNNNNNNNNNNNNNNNNNNNNNNNNNNNNNNNNNNNNNNNNNNNNNNNNNNNNNNNNNNNNNNNNNNNNNNNNNNNNNNNNNNNNNNNNNNNNNNNNNNNNNNNNNNNNNNNNNNNNNNNNNNNNNNNNNNNNNNNNNNNNNNNNNNNNNNNNNNNNNNNNNNNNNNNNNNNNNNNNNNNNNNNNNNNNNNNNNNNNNNNNNNNNNNNNNNNNNNNNNNNNNNNNNCTGCTGCAAAAACAATAGCTATCAATTTTTGATAGTTTTGAAACATCTAGTGAAATAAAAAAATAAGTTCAAGAATTTTAAAAATTCATATGATTTTGGAAAATACCATCATGTTCAGAAGGATATTTGAACTAATAAGTGTTCATGATTTTAagaaaatatttaaaaaattagaaaCATCATAAATTTGGAAAATAATTTAGGAGTTTTAAAAATTCTTCATGAATTTTAATAACATTCATGATTTCTAAAGAAAATGAATTTTAAAAAGTTTATGAATTTGTTTTAAAACATGAATTTTAAAACAATATTCGTGAAATTTTCCAAGTGTTCATGAAATTTAAAACATTCATGAATTTTGGAATACATTATACAATTCTCAGAATGGTCACATTTGTTAACAAATTTATAATTTAAAATGAAAAACATAATGAAAATAAAAAAAACGCTAAAAACACATGCAAAGGACAAAaaccctgcaaaatcaaaacttgtAGAATTGTAGATTTAAAAGTCGGTATTACCATAAAACGAACCGAAGCAAACACTATGTTTTCCCAAACGCTATACAACTCCTAGTGTGTATGCATGGAATATGATTTTTCGACGCAGAATATACTCGCCATATGGCAAACCCTTTAAGCCGCTTTCAACCACCTCGCACGTATGTACGGTGGTTTTCATTTTccattattttatttttattttcttttgttttttcattcttatattatttttctatgtttttatttttataaaaaatattctaGGGTTCTTCCTTTTTCCGTATCATTTTATTATACTATTCCTCCCTTTCTATTGTTTTCTTTTGTACACATAAACTCTCCTTTAACACAAGATGAACATTTGTTTATAAATACCCAATGAGTTTCTTTTTCAATAGACAACAAACATTTATATGCAAGGGATATATTTTGAAATAGTCCATTGATATTCTAAACATACACGATGCATGTGATTTTCCAATATGCAAGATAAACTTTTTGAATATGCGGCGGATATTTTAAGTTGATTTTATATTTTACAATTTAAAATATTTGAATAAAAAAATCCAATTTAAGAAAATCCTGGCTCAAACACAAACATGGCCTTGGCCCAAGCACGCCCTCCATGAGCGTTTCTACATCTACTCCTCGCTCCTACGAGAAGTTCACTGACCTGCATTAGGTCCATCCAGACCTGTTGGATGTATTCTGGTCTGATTGATTGTTTGAGttgccgaaatcactaattaagtaaTACTCATTGCAAAGAACACTTCACTtttccaggttgcgacaagtggcgcatatacaacgcgtcacttgtcgcaacctgagagttttttccttttttcgtagatccgtttattcaaaacgttttatcttttaaaccgtgcatccaaatcttgaaccgttttcgtcattggattcctcgcatcgagatcttcaaaactagatcccatgttgataggttttaacgaacttttttcataaaaaaacaggcaaaaaaaccgaaacgggagcacggttttttcccctttccgaaagaggcacgcccatgcctctcgtgaaatcacacccgtgcctcttgtgaaagcaaaaccgtgactctcatggaaggaaaaaaaaaaccagaaaacacatttttttcgttttcgagaggcacgaccgtgactctcgcgaaagcacaaccgtgtctcttgcgaaagcaaaaccgtgactctcgcgaaagaaaaaaaaacagaaaacgcgttttgtttttccctttccgagaggcacggcggtgactctcacgaaagcacaactgtgcctctcacggaagcaaaaccgtgactctcgcgaaaaaaacagaaaacacgttttgtttttccttttctgagaggcatggccgtgactctcgcgaaagcacaaccgtgcctctcacggtagcaaaaccgtgactctcgcgaaagaaaaaaaaacagaaaatgcgtttttttttcgtttccgaaaagcacgaccgtgactctcgctaaagcacaaccatgcctcttgcAAAAAAAACCGTGAATTTCGCGAAAAAaaagaaaacgcatttttttcgtgcaaattttttttatcgaaaagctaaggaagaccggaagaaaaccaaaacgtcaaaaaaaccaggaaaaaaaccgtttaaaaagctgaAAACATGTGCAGAAAAAAAATATCGAAGGAAACGTccaaagcgcgacacgtggcgaatggctgagagcgcgacaAGTGgcactgatcgttgcgaggctcccgaaggagcgctcgttaactagtttctCCCTTGAGTTGCACTGTATTATTGGACCGCACGAACCTTAAAACATTTCTGGACCGAACTCTGGAGAAACACTCAAATCAAACGTTTCTAGCGAGCTatttctccgtttcaaaatagataacccaactttatactaacttaatATAAAATTAAGTcattattttagaacggagggagtatgagtgaGCCATGCAGTGCAGTGCACGTGGGTGGGTCTGGTGATGCAAGCTGGGTGCACGCTGTAAGTGAGTTTGCACGTGTTATGGTCCACTCATCTGCCTTAATCTCCTTCATGGATTATCTCCTCCAAATACGTACCTTCACATGATTGGGCATGAGCTCCGGGAGACCATGGACACTCGTTGGTTTATAAAATTTGTTCACGTACATATGGTATACACCTCGGGTAGTTCAACATTGTTCATGTTCATATactctccctccgtttctaaatataagtttatttgaacatttcaaatgaaatacaacatatgtatatatatagacatattttagagtgtagattcactcattttgtttcgtatgtagtcacttggtggaatctctagaaagacttatatttaaaaatgaagggagtagatTCAAGTAGTTAAGCTTAAAGTTATAATTAGAAGCTTCAGATTTCAAAAGCACATACTCCCGGCCCTAGCGTTGGTGGCTTGTGGCAATTTGACATCACATGATTGTGCCCGAATTATGGAGGAACCCTTCATCGTTGTGCCATAGCAAAGTTTATGTGGTTTAGTGGATTCATTTGAATTTTTGAATTAGTTTTTCCAAGATTGTCATTTTTACCCATATCATAAATCGCCAACATGAGGGAGAACGGGAAAGGAGGGAAGGGGATAAAGTTATGGTTTTATTCTGCAAGCTTATATTTGGCACATGTATATTTTCAAGACATGCCAGAAAGGACGACCACCTTAGATGGGATCACTATAGGAAGCTGGTCTTTCTACATGCCAGACGAGCCTCGTCTAATACGGCCTTATTTTCCCCGAGCTCTCTGAGCTAGAGGCCTAGAAAAACCTTCCTTGCATCACATTTATCACGACTGATTGTTTTAGCTTGTCTTCTACGCGTCGCCTAATGTAGGGTGTTGCGTAATAGTCTCTGAAATTACTGATCAGTTTCTAAATATTTCACCCATATCATATCATTTATTTTGTGGCAAGATTAAATGGAATACATaggagcaaaacaataatggcagtgGCTTGTGGCAGTACACGGGTGTCGGGGACGGACAAGAAAGGAAAGTGAGAGGAGAGGCCGACTCAGGGTTTTACATATGGTTTGTAGTTTGTCCTTTCACCTTGGATCAAGATTTGAAATAACTAATATTTTTTGCAAATTACGTAGGAACCCTAAACCTTTGTCCTACAAAGTTTATGTTGCTTTATACTTCCTTCGTCCTAAAACAAGTGagtcaactttgcactaactttagtATGAAGtttgtacaaagttgagtcacttattttaggacggggGGAGTACTATTTATTTAGAATAGTCATTTCTGGGATTTTTTCTAAAACTCCCAACTAATTTTCTTGCTGTGATGTCACGCATAATCGGTTTTACAAATTTCAGTTGATATTACGCTGTCATTTTGTTTCCGCTGCACGTTGCCTCCACGGGAAGCGGCTATGGAACGAAAAGTAGTACGTGGGAGAAGATTAGGTGCCTAGCTTTCACACGGAAAAGAGCATATGCAAAATTGGCAGGCTCCACTTACATAAAAAAATGCATCACACGCTATGTGATTCACGACGAGTCGGCACCGTAACATGTGATGATTTATGCATACATAATAGTATTGAATTCTTGGAAAAATGAGTGAATGGAAGATCAAACATAAATTATCTTCTCAACAGGGCGCGCCTTGATCTCATCGATAACCGACGGGAAGCGTTGCATGAGCCACAGGTACCCCTCGGTTACCACAATTCTCGTGAAGTTCTTCCCCGCCATGAAGAAGTCGAGGCACCTATTCTTGAGCTCCGGGCAGCCGTACATGTCAGCATAACCTAATGTCGTCGCCACTGTTTCCACCGATACCATGTCCCATAGCTTCTGAGCACACATGAGTTTTAATCTGCCGATGTCGTATCTGTCGGCCGCTGCCAGTATATGCCGAAGCTGTTGGGCTGTTGGCGAAAAGGAAAAGCTTTCGGGATCGAAGTCTACGGACAGTCTGTCCGTGTACATGAACCGAAGGATAGCTTTGAGGGTTGATGGCTCGATTTCATGCAATGTGATGCACTGCATGGTAGCCTCTGCTAAGGAACCGAAGATCTCTACTCTGAACACCGACGATCGGGCGGCGAGCACGGCCCGGTGGGCACGGAACGTCTCGCCGCCGACCACGAAGGAGACGTCTGAGCCGTCGGGGCATTCCAGCAGGCTTCCGAGATGGTCGCCTATGTTCATGGCCGGCACGGGTATGGAGTTCCCAGGCAGAGCCATGACACCACATATGAGCGTGATCACGCCGTTCTTGACATAGCGCGACTCTAGGCGATTTCGCTTCACGTAGAGATCACCAGACCAGCTGACATAGTTACCTGTTGTGTACTCGTTGATCTCCAGCACTAACCTTTTTAAGCGGCACTAAGACGGAGCGCCGTCTCTTCGCACCAGGAAGGCCTCGCAGAAGCCATTGAACCTGTTGAATTGGCTGTCCAGGTGGAGGGAGAGGTTCAGGACAACGTCTTCGTCGTCTTCCCAGTAATAGCATTCGATCTTCCAGCTATAGTGCTCAGCGGAGATGCTTTTGGAGAGGGGGTTGATGAGGCCACGGTTTTTTATTTCTAGGTAGTCGAGTTTGAACTCGGTGAAGCTGGACGACCATGTTTGCATCTTGGAGTGGAAACTGTAGCACCAGGTTGAACTTATAAACAAGTGTTTGTGGACGCTTGTGATCCCTGAGGGAGAAATGTTCCAACCCCTCGAAAATCTGATGTGTGGCGCCTTGGGTATCGAGCAGGGATTCCGATGAAGGCTGTGTTAATTACTAGAACTGGTGCCAGTTCAGTGGCTCTCGTCGCTTCAGCTGACCTACCGCGGCACACGCGGTTGCCGTGTTGTTATCAGTTTAGGGGATGTTTTGCTATTCATCAGGCAACTAAACTGTGATTTCACGTCACTCATTTTTTCCTTTAAAAAATACCACACTATATTAATTAATGGAAAATGTTCTTTTTTGCGAGGAAATGAAAAATGTTTTTACAATTATTCATTACATCAGGATTCGCACAAGCCGAAACACTATTAACCAGAATACCATCTGCTTTCCTATGAAAATTAAACTTAGCAATCTCATTGGCTACCATGTTAGCCTGTCGATTCACCTTAATCCGTCTGACACTTTGCAACATTTTGAGATGCCGAGCGCTTCTCTTTTTGGATCAACGAGTGCGGACCTGTCAAGATTTTCACTCGCAAAGAAAGACACCATAAACATGGTCGGTCTCGAGGATAATAGGAGAATGAAGGGTCATATCGATAGAACGACGAGAGACACATTCATCTCCGCTTCATCGATGTAGGTACACCGCCCAATATAATCCCATGACGATAAGATAACGATCGTTGTGGTATTCCTAGCCACAATTCGAGAAGCTTCAAGGCATTGAAGCGTCGCACCAGCCGAGAGAGCCGTCCGCGCCGCGTCCTTGGTGTCCGTACATGTTCAATGCTAAAGCGATGTTTGTTGTACGGGATGGGACGGATATGTACCATGTCTGTTCAATGCCAGCGAATCTTATGCCGCCATTAAGCAGGCTCGTCGTCAAAGGAATCAACTCCGGCTCGGCGCATTGATGCACctggatgcttggcctcaccgaaATCCGCTATTTAAAGACGACCACACTGTACTAACTCCACACCCTCCCCCTTTGCTCCACATCTGCCATGACCGCGAGCGGGAACACTCTATGGGATAATATCCCGTCGAAGATGAAGCATGAGGTGGCCGCCCTTGCAGCCgcctagtgataacccacaagtataggagatcgcaacagttttcgagggtagagtattcaacccaaatttattgattcggcacaaggggagccaaataatattctcaagtattagcagccgagttgtcaattcaaccacacctggaaacttaatatctgcagcaagctatttagtagcaaaataatatgatagtagtggtaatggtagcaaagtaatatttttgggttttgtagtgattgtaataatagcaacgaaaaagtaaataagcgaagaacaatacatgaaaatctcgtaggcattggataaatgatggagaattatgccggatgcgatcgatcatgtaacagtcataacctagggtgacacataactagctccagttcatcaatgtaatgtaggcatgtattccgaatatagtcatacgtgcttatggaaaagaacttgcatgacaccttttgtcctaccctcccatggcagcggggtcctattggaaactaagggatattaaggcctccttttaatagagtaccggaccaaaacattaacacttagtgaatacatgaactcctcaaactacggttatcaccgatacatatcccgattattgtcacttcggggttaacggatcataacacataataggtgactacagacttgcaagataggattaagaactctcatatattgatgaaaacataataggttcatatctgaaatcatggcactcgggccctagtgacaagcattaagcatagcaaagtcatagcaacatcaatctcagaacatagtggatactagggatcaaaccctaataaaattaactcgactacatgataaatctcatccaacccatcaccgtccagcaagcctacgatggaattactcacgcacggcggtgagcatcataaaattggtgatggaggaaagttgataatgacgatggcgacggattcccctcttcggagccgcgaacggactccagatcagcccttccgagagagtttagggcttggcggcggctccatattgtaaaacgcgatgaatccttctcccttatttttctccccgaaagtgaatatatggagtcaaggttgaggtcggtggagcatcagggggcccacgaggcagggggcgcgccccccaccctcgtggacaggttgtgggacccctgatgtggatctttcttctagtattttttatatattccaaaataattctccattgattttcaggtcattccaaaaaaaatttatttctgcacaaaataacaccatggcaattctgctgaaaatagcgtcagtccgggttagtttcattaaaagcatgcaagttagagtccaaaacaagggcaaaagtgtttgaaaaagtagatatgttggagacatatcaactccccaagcttaaacatttgcttgtcctcaagcaatttagttgataaactgaaagtgataaagaaaaacttttacaaactctgtt
This portion of the Triticum dicoccoides isolate Atlit2015 ecotype Zavitan chromosome 7A, WEW_v2.0, whole genome shotgun sequence genome encodes:
- the LOC119327840 gene encoding BTB/POZ and MATH domain-containing protein 1-like — protein: MQTWSSSFTEFKLDYLEIKNRGLINPLSKSISAEHYSWKIECYYWEDDEDVVLNLSLHLDSQFNRFNGFCEAFLRNRLESRYVKNGVITLICGVMALPGNSIPVPAMNIGDHLGSLLECPDGSDVSFVVGGETFRAHRAVLAARSSVFRVEIFGSLAEATMQCITLHEIEPSTLKAILRFMYTDRLSVDFDPESFSFSPTAQQLRHILAAADRYDIGRLKLMCAQKLWDMVSVETVATTLGYADMYGCPELKNRCLDFFMAGKNFTRIVVTEGYLWLMQRFPSVIDEIKARPVEKIIYV